A single genomic interval of Cydia splendana chromosome 10, ilCydSple1.2, whole genome shotgun sequence harbors:
- the LOC134794317 gene encoding protein FRA10AC1 homolog isoform X3, translating to MSARLRNLNPYELHKYLVNVYCLNKKGSTTVLGRDTSRDRTDLDVIRENHKFLWEDDDVADTWERQLAKKYYDKLYKEYCICDLTRYKDNRVALRWRVEHEVVAGKGQFQCGSKHCTNATGLRSWEVNFAYVEDGEKKNALVKLRLCPECSDKLNYRSKKREVKRLKKSRKKKKKTKNKDSSSEKESSDEEESSAPSETAEPAASTSAVEAGATDESLWKKGVQEAEEKSREEEFAEYLEDLLL from the exons ATGTCAGCGAGATTGCGTAATCTTAATCCGTATGAGCTACATAAGTACCTAGTTAACGTTTATTGTCTCAATAAGAAAGGCTCTACGACGGTGTTGGGTCGGGACACGTCCCGCGACCGGACCGACCTCGACGTCATCCGGGAGAACCACAAGTTCCTCTGGGAAGACGACGACGTTGCCGACACCTGGGAGCGCCAGTTAGCTAAGAAATATTATGACAAACTCTACAAAGAATACTGTATATGCGATCTAACAAGATACAAAGATAACAGA GTTGCACTCCGGTGGCGAGTGGAGCACGAGGTTGTGGCCGGTAAAGGCCAATTCCAGTGTGGCAGCAAACATTGCACCAACGCCACTGGACTCCGATCCTGGGAGGTCAACTTCGCGTATGTCGAGGACGGGGAGAAGAAGAATGCCCTTGTCAAATTAC GTTTGTGTCCAGAATGCTCCGACAAACTGAACTATCGATCAAAGAAGCGTGAAGTAAAAAGGTTGAAAAAGAGTCgtaagaaaaagaaaaagacaAAAAACAAAGATTCTTCATCGGAGAAAGAGAGTAGCGACGAAGAAGAATCGAGCGCGCCTAGTGAGACCGCGGAGCCGGCGGCTTCGACTAGCGCCGTCGAGGCGGGGGCAACGGACGAATCCTTGTGGAAGAAAG GAGTGCAAGAAGCTGAAGAGAAATCCCGTGAAGAAGAATTCGCAGAGTATTTAGAAGACTTATTGCTATaa
- the LOC134794317 gene encoding zinc finger protein 596 isoform X2 has product MQNNPQELSWQAIQAIVGVKLPPNVLRFDDIGFHLVKNSVSSAEDSDSDVEIVENDWESDNNASSRPDHSDNEKMSPERAPSESPVLHLVEPDNNNLTKDSLDFRNFLEKMDTKEVSEGDQGSQVQNDDADSSNGNVMSIENYLEVTLSTDSEASHMCSQCNQMFPSEQLLSAHQCSAKPTEEKKYPCHVCAEKFPSYWELRKHMNSHFPGMLDSKSSFCHLCQKDYTKTGFMNHLRKHTGERPFVCELCHKAFSQSSSLSIHMKFHLNVRKHACTVCEKKFVTKSELSRHMTVHTKQKSYYCGVCDKAFTRSDNMKKHEKTHG; this is encoded by the coding sequence ATGCAGAACAACCCCCAGGAGCTTTCATGGCAGGCGATTCAGGCTATCGTGGGGGTGAAACTTCCTCCTAACGTGCTGCGATTCGATGATATTGGTTTCCACCTCGTCAAAAATTCGGTTTCTAGTGCCGAAGACTCCGATTCAGATGTGGAAATCGTCGAAAATGACTGGGAGTCCGACAACAACGCGTCTTCACGTCCAGACCACTCGGACAATGAAAAGATGTCCCCGGAGCGGGCGCCGAGCGAGTCGCCGGTTCTACATCTCGTAGAGCCCGACAATAACAATTTGACCAAAGACTCATTAGATTTTAGGAATTTTTTAGAGAAAATGGATACCAAAGAAGTTTCTGAAGGTGATCAAGGGTCCCAGGTGCAAAATGACGACGCCGATAGTTCTAATGGGAATGTAATGTCAATAGAAAACTACTTGGAGGTCACCCTGTCTACCGATTCTGAGGCTAGTCATATGTGTAGCCAATGCAACCAGATGTTTCCCAGTGAACAGCTGCTATCAGCACACCAGTGTAGTGCCAAACCCACCGAAGAAAAGAAATATCCATGTCATGTGTGCGCAGAAAAATTTCCTAGTTACTGGGAGCTAAGAAAACACATGAACAGTCACTTCCCTGGGATGCTGGACTCAAAATCTAGTTTCTGCCACCTCTGTCAGAAGGACTACACCAAAACAGGTTTCATGAACCATCTGCGCAAGCATACCGGTGAGAGACCATTTGTCTGTGAACTCTGTCACAAAGCATTCTCACAGTCTAGCTCACTCTCTATACACATGAAGTTCCATCTGAATGTGCGCAAACATGCATGCACAGTATGCGAGAAAAAGTTTGTAACTAAGAGTGAACTGTCTCGGCATATGACTGTGCATACGAAACAGAAGTCTTATTATTGTGGAGTTTGCGATAAAGCTTTTACCCGCTCTGACAATATGAAAAAACATGAGAAAACCCATGGGTGA